A single genomic interval of Hydractinia symbiolongicarpus strain clone_291-10 chromosome 8, HSymV2.1, whole genome shotgun sequence harbors:
- the LOC130654080 gene encoding uncharacterized protein LOC130654080 isoform X1: protein MSTLTNKPPVYGGTPSPTLRRRKINRQAPVPKRRQSSPARIKRSKTFDGFYYKPEELPVLSSDEEKDEKPVSNKEEDSLAESNKMVRPSSLTVEALEVTEEKKSYNLSRRRNTEKPIPLTSSVHSSQCTCQQDGLSTCGSVRRRHTLSPVVSKKELMEKETKLIVLEYLSSLSPRQLTAWTRSGMRVSSDYTDGNDFKNDLSPSIDKNSTKLNLDAKNERTSSKKGFKSNTVTIGENERKLLLQQIQEHNEMQNKKNGKRLARSESAVTTEHYTKMKKKLEEMQVPIRQWIDEKLKQEITKFDKSNLNTSPRKRVSPSPRRSPQKKQLPLSLTIPRRSMQMQQHIDSAAFTPDSFAVDRLEAISQDIMLNYPELLQEAISDILEPLHKDHSITYDLFSNVAKTVYNIKLPKVSETVWSRVALVLYMVKETMFLGNLNDTQLEVLVEHSAKFMSDNVNETVKNEGGWEAIEIDDLIYTSTFLVHGQVSSDDEIDDHCDVANRKISRHQNNENGSIANKVTQTISDWTPYGMAALAVGLGLAYSYLRT, encoded by the exons ATGTCGACTCTAACAAATAAACCCCCAGTTTATGGTGGCACCCCGTCTCCCACTCTACGTAGACGCAAAATAAATCGGCAAGCTCCAGTACCAAAACGAAGACAAAGCTCTCCTGCACGGATAAAAAGGTCTAAAACATTTGATGGTTTTTATTACAAACCTG aagAACTTCCTGTGTTAAGTTCAGATgaagaaaaagatgaaaaacCTGTGAGCAACAAAGAAGAAGATAGCCTGGCAGAATCCAACAAGATGGTCCGACCAAGTAGTTTAACTGTAGAGGCTCTAGAAgtcacagaagaaaaaaaaagttataatttGTCTCGTAGGAGAAACACAGAAAAACCAATTCCTCTAACATCCAGTGTTCATTCTTCGCAGTGCACATGCCAACAGGATGGGTTGAGCACCTGTGGAAGTGTACGGCGGAGGCATACTCTTAGTCCTGTCGTGTCAAAAAAAGAACTCatggaaaaagaaacaaaattgatagttttagaatatttaagcTCGCTCTCCCCGAGACAACTTACTGCATGGACAAGATCAGGAATGCGAGTTTCTTCTGACTACACCGATGGGAAtgactttaaaaatgatttaagtCCTTCCATTGATAAAAATAGTACGAAGTTAAATTTAGATGCCAAAAATGAGCGAACAAGTAGCAAAAAGGGTTTCAAATCCAACACGGTTACTATAGGGGAAAATGAACGTAAGCTTCTTTTACAACAAATACAAGAACACAACGAAATGCAGAACAAAAAGAACGGCAAAAGGCTAGCCAGAAGTGAGAGTGCCGTTACGACAGAACATTAtacaaaaatgaagaaaaaattagAAGAGATGCAAGTGCCAATTAGACAATGGATTGACGAAAAGTTGAAACAAGAAATTACTAAATTTGATAAAAGTAATCTAAACACATCTCCACGGAAAAGGGTTTCCCCATCACCTAGAAGATCACCCCAGAAGAAACAGTTACCTTTAAG CCTGACAATCCCCCGTCGAAGCATGCAAATGCAACAACACATTGACTCTGCCGCTTTTACGCCTGACTCATTTGCAGTGGACCGTTTAGAAGCTATAAGCCAAGACATCATGCTAAATTATCCTGAATTGCTTCAGGAAGCCATCAGTGATATTTTAGAACCGTTACATAAAGACCACTCCATCACTTACgatttattttcaaatgtgGCCAAAACTGTTTATAATATCAAGCTACCCAAGGTGTCTGAGACGGTTTGGTCTCGAGTAGCTCTGGTTCTTTATATGGTGAAAGAAACCATGTTCTTGGGTAATTTAAATGACACTCAACTGGAAGTGTTGGTAGAGCATTCTGCGAAGTTCATGTCTGATAATGTAAATGAAACTGTGAAGAATGAAGGTGGATGG gaGGCAATAGAAATTGACGATTTAATTTACACGTCGACATTCTTGGTTCACGGTCAAGTGAGCAGCGACGATGAAATAGACGACCATTGTGACGTTGCTAATAGAAAGATATCACGTCATCAAAACAATGAAAATGGTAGCATAGCAAATAAAGTGACACAAACGATCTCAGATTGGACACCTTACGGTATGGCTGCTCTGGCGGTTGGGTTAGGGTTAGCATATAGCTACCTAAGAACGTAA
- the LOC130654080 gene encoding uncharacterized protein LOC130654080 isoform X3 — MVRPSSLTVEALEVTEEKKSYNLSRRRNTEKPIPLTSSVHSSQCTCQQDGLSTCGSVRRRHTLSPVVSKKELMEKETKLIVLEYLSSLSPRQLTAWTRSGMRVSSDYTDGNDFKNDLSPSIDKNSTKLNLDAKNERTSSKKGFKSNTVTIGENERKLLLQQIQEHNEMQNKKNGKRLARSESAVTTEHYTKMKKKLEEMQVPIRQWIDEKLKQEITKFDKSNLNTSPRKRVSPSPRRSPQKKQLPLSLTIPRRSMQMQQHIDSAAFTPDSFAVDRLEAISQDIMLNYPELLQEAISDILEPLHKDHSITYDLFSNVAKTVYNIKLPKVSETVWSRVALVLYMVKETMFLGNLNDTQLEVLVEHSAKFMSDNVNETVKNEGGWEAIEIDDLIYTSTFLVHGQVSSDDEIDDHCDVANRKISRHQNNENGSIANKVTQTISDWTPYGMAALAVGLGLAYSYLRT, encoded by the exons ATGGTCCGACCAAGTAGTTTAACTGTAGAGGCTCTAGAAgtcacagaagaaaaaaaaagttataatttGTCTCGTAGGAGAAACACAGAAAAACCAATTCCTCTAACATCCAGTGTTCATTCTTCGCAGTGCACATGCCAACAGGATGGGTTGAGCACCTGTGGAAGTGTACGGCGGAGGCATACTCTTAGTCCTGTCGTGTCAAAAAAAGAACTCatggaaaaagaaacaaaattgatagttttagaatatttaagcTCGCTCTCCCCGAGACAACTTACTGCATGGACAAGATCAGGAATGCGAGTTTCTTCTGACTACACCGATGGGAAtgactttaaaaatgatttaagtCCTTCCATTGATAAAAATAGTACGAAGTTAAATTTAGATGCCAAAAATGAGCGAACAAGTAGCAAAAAGGGTTTCAAATCCAACACGGTTACTATAGGGGAAAATGAACGTAAGCTTCTTTTACAACAAATACAAGAACACAACGAAATGCAGAACAAAAAGAACGGCAAAAGGCTAGCCAGAAGTGAGAGTGCCGTTACGACAGAACATTAtacaaaaatgaagaaaaaattagAAGAGATGCAAGTGCCAATTAGACAATGGATTGACGAAAAGTTGAAACAAGAAATTACTAAATTTGATAAAAGTAATCTAAACACATCTCCACGGAAAAGGGTTTCCCCATCACCTAGAAGATCACCCCAGAAGAAACAGTTACCTTTAAG CCTGACAATCCCCCGTCGAAGCATGCAAATGCAACAACACATTGACTCTGCCGCTTTTACGCCTGACTCATTTGCAGTGGACCGTTTAGAAGCTATAAGCCAAGACATCATGCTAAATTATCCTGAATTGCTTCAGGAAGCCATCAGTGATATTTTAGAACCGTTACATAAAGACCACTCCATCACTTACgatttattttcaaatgtgGCCAAAACTGTTTATAATATCAAGCTACCCAAGGTGTCTGAGACGGTTTGGTCTCGAGTAGCTCTGGTTCTTTATATGGTGAAAGAAACCATGTTCTTGGGTAATTTAAATGACACTCAACTGGAAGTGTTGGTAGAGCATTCTGCGAAGTTCATGTCTGATAATGTAAATGAAACTGTGAAGAATGAAGGTGGATGG gaGGCAATAGAAATTGACGATTTAATTTACACGTCGACATTCTTGGTTCACGGTCAAGTGAGCAGCGACGATGAAATAGACGACCATTGTGACGTTGCTAATAGAAAGATATCACGTCATCAAAACAATGAAAATGGTAGCATAGCAAATAAAGTGACACAAACGATCTCAGATTGGACACCTTACGGTATGGCTGCTCTGGCGGTTGGGTTAGGGTTAGCATATAGCTACCTAAGAACGTAA
- the LOC130654080 gene encoding uncharacterized protein LOC130654080 isoform X2 has product MSTLTNKPPVYGGTPSPTLRRRKINRQAPVPKRRQSSPARIKRSKTFDGFYYKPELPVLSSDEEKDEKPVSNKEEDSLAESNKMVRPSSLTVEALEVTEEKKSYNLSRRRNTEKPIPLTSSVHSSQCTCQQDGLSTCGSVRRRHTLSPVVSKKELMEKETKLIVLEYLSSLSPRQLTAWTRSGMRVSSDYTDGNDFKNDLSPSIDKNSTKLNLDAKNERTSSKKGFKSNTVTIGENERKLLLQQIQEHNEMQNKKNGKRLARSESAVTTEHYTKMKKKLEEMQVPIRQWIDEKLKQEITKFDKSNLNTSPRKRVSPSPRRSPQKKQLPLSLTIPRRSMQMQQHIDSAAFTPDSFAVDRLEAISQDIMLNYPELLQEAISDILEPLHKDHSITYDLFSNVAKTVYNIKLPKVSETVWSRVALVLYMVKETMFLGNLNDTQLEVLVEHSAKFMSDNVNETVKNEGGWEAIEIDDLIYTSTFLVHGQVSSDDEIDDHCDVANRKISRHQNNENGSIANKVTQTISDWTPYGMAALAVGLGLAYSYLRT; this is encoded by the exons ATGTCGACTCTAACAAATAAACCCCCAGTTTATGGTGGCACCCCGTCTCCCACTCTACGTAGACGCAAAATAAATCGGCAAGCTCCAGTACCAAAACGAAGACAAAGCTCTCCTGCACGGATAAAAAGGTCTAAAACATTTGATGGTTTTTATTACAAACCTG AACTTCCTGTGTTAAGTTCAGATgaagaaaaagatgaaaaacCTGTGAGCAACAAAGAAGAAGATAGCCTGGCAGAATCCAACAAGATGGTCCGACCAAGTAGTTTAACTGTAGAGGCTCTAGAAgtcacagaagaaaaaaaaagttataatttGTCTCGTAGGAGAAACACAGAAAAACCAATTCCTCTAACATCCAGTGTTCATTCTTCGCAGTGCACATGCCAACAGGATGGGTTGAGCACCTGTGGAAGTGTACGGCGGAGGCATACTCTTAGTCCTGTCGTGTCAAAAAAAGAACTCatggaaaaagaaacaaaattgatagttttagaatatttaagcTCGCTCTCCCCGAGACAACTTACTGCATGGACAAGATCAGGAATGCGAGTTTCTTCTGACTACACCGATGGGAAtgactttaaaaatgatttaagtCCTTCCATTGATAAAAATAGTACGAAGTTAAATTTAGATGCCAAAAATGAGCGAACAAGTAGCAAAAAGGGTTTCAAATCCAACACGGTTACTATAGGGGAAAATGAACGTAAGCTTCTTTTACAACAAATACAAGAACACAACGAAATGCAGAACAAAAAGAACGGCAAAAGGCTAGCCAGAAGTGAGAGTGCCGTTACGACAGAACATTAtacaaaaatgaagaaaaaattagAAGAGATGCAAGTGCCAATTAGACAATGGATTGACGAAAAGTTGAAACAAGAAATTACTAAATTTGATAAAAGTAATCTAAACACATCTCCACGGAAAAGGGTTTCCCCATCACCTAGAAGATCACCCCAGAAGAAACAGTTACCTTTAAG CCTGACAATCCCCCGTCGAAGCATGCAAATGCAACAACACATTGACTCTGCCGCTTTTACGCCTGACTCATTTGCAGTGGACCGTTTAGAAGCTATAAGCCAAGACATCATGCTAAATTATCCTGAATTGCTTCAGGAAGCCATCAGTGATATTTTAGAACCGTTACATAAAGACCACTCCATCACTTACgatttattttcaaatgtgGCCAAAACTGTTTATAATATCAAGCTACCCAAGGTGTCTGAGACGGTTTGGTCTCGAGTAGCTCTGGTTCTTTATATGGTGAAAGAAACCATGTTCTTGGGTAATTTAAATGACACTCAACTGGAAGTGTTGGTAGAGCATTCTGCGAAGTTCATGTCTGATAATGTAAATGAAACTGTGAAGAATGAAGGTGGATGG gaGGCAATAGAAATTGACGATTTAATTTACACGTCGACATTCTTGGTTCACGGTCAAGTGAGCAGCGACGATGAAATAGACGACCATTGTGACGTTGCTAATAGAAAGATATCACGTCATCAAAACAATGAAAATGGTAGCATAGCAAATAAAGTGACACAAACGATCTCAGATTGGACACCTTACGGTATGGCTGCTCTGGCGGTTGGGTTAGGGTTAGCATATAGCTACCTAAGAACGTAA